The Citrus sinensis cultivar Valencia sweet orange chromosome 4, DVS_A1.0, whole genome shotgun sequence DNA segment TAATTTCTGATGTGCCCTTCTGAACACTGAAGTCTGCCGATAGGGCTGCAACTTTAATAACACCATATCTCCCTGTTTGAACTCAACGTCGTAGCGGCCCTTGTCAGCTGTTTGGTTCATCCTGTTAGCTGATGTGGctaagtttttctttaattgtaAGAGCAGTTCATCACGCGAATGTAAGGCTTGATCAACCTCATGCACCGGCGAGGAACCAAGTTGATACATGGGCACGGCTGGAGGTGGTCTTCCATACAAAGCTTGGAATGGAGTCATTTCGATGGAGACGTAGAATGTGGTGTTGTACCAAAATTCTGCCCACGGCAAAAAAGAATGCCACTTTCGCGGGCACTGGTGAACAAAACATCTCAAGTACTGTTCCAAGCATCGATTAATTACCTCCGTTTGGCCGTCGGTTTGTGGGTGGTACGCCGAGCTCATTTTGAGTTTGGTGCCGGAAAAATTGAAGAACTCTTGCCAAAATCTGCTGATGAATATAGGGTCTCAGTCGCTAATGATTGATTTGGGCATGCCGTACAGCTTCACTACTCCCTCAATAAATTTTTCCGCCACTATTTTTGCTGAGTAAAGATGAGAAAGAGCCATAAAATGTGCTGATTTACTCAATCGATCTACCACCACCAAAATAGCATTCTTCCCTTGTGAGCAAGGTAAATCTTCAATAAAGTCTAGTGTAATATCATCCCACACCTGACGCGGGATTGGCAGAGGCTGGAGAAGTCCTGCCGGCTTGAGCGTTTCTGCCTTTGTTTGTTGACAAGTTGCACATTTACTCACGTATTCACGTACAGTTTGGAACATGGATGGCCAGTAGAACTGTTGTGATAAACGTTTGAATGTACGAAGAATTCTAGAGTGACCTCATATCTTTGTGTCATGTGCTTCAAATAGGAGTGTGTCCCGTAACGCTTGTGGAACTACTactttattcttaaaaaatatcagGCCATCCCACAACGTGTAAGGCCCTGAAGGTTGGGTTTGCacaactgaatttattttcttcatgtaCTCATTGTTGCTGGCCGCGTTTTTGATTTCTTCCCATATAGCAACCTGCGGAACAAAGACATGAAATAGAGTTGGGCTATCAGAACGTCGTGACAACGCATCTGCGGTTGTATTTTCTCAACCCGAcctataaataatttcataatcgTAGCCCATTAATTTTGCCATCCATTTTTGTTGCTCCGGTGTTGTGACTTTCTGTTCCAGGAAGAATTTGATGTTGCGATGGTCAGTTTGGATTGTGAAACGCTGCCCTAACAAGTATGGCCTCTGTATTCGAATAACTTCCACAATGGCGAgcatctctttgttgtaaactGACCAAGCTTTCTTTGTGATGCCGAGAGCTCTACTCATGTACGCTATTGGTTTTTCTTGCTGCTGTAACACCGCACCAATACCATCGTCGGAAGCGTCAGTTTCAATAATGAAAGTATCATTGAAGTTGGGCATGGCGAGCATTGGAGTACTAGTCATAGCCTTCTTTAAATTGTCAAAAGCTTTTCCGCTTCGTCACTCCAGCCGAACTATCCTTCTTCAAAAGATTAGTAAGTGGCCGAGCAAGCAACCCATACCCTTGCACGAATTTTCTGTAATATCCGGTGAGACCAAGGAATCCTCTCAGCTCGGAGATGTTTTGTGGTCGGGGCCAAGTTACCATCGCCGCAATTTTCTTGCCGTCCACCTTTGTGCCATGACAAGTGACGATGTGACCTAGATACTCCAATTCCTGCTGCCTGAAATTGCACTTGCTTGCCTTGATAAAGAGTTGTTGTTCTCGAAGAATTTCTAGTGCCTGTTTCACATGTTTCAAATGGCAGCTCCACGTGGGGCTGTAAATTAGTATGTCATCAAGAAATACTAGTATAAATTTTCTGAGGTAAGGACGGAAAATAGAATTCATCAAAGTCTGAAACGTTGATGGTGCATTGCACAATCCGAACGGAATCACTAGGTATTCATAATGCCAGTTGTGAGTTCGGAATGCGGTTTTGTGGACATCCACTGGATTAACTCGCACCTGATGATACCCTGCCCTTAAATCCAATTTTGTGAAATATGCGGCACCATGGAGATCGTCTAACATGTCATCAACCGTTGGAATTGGAAAACGATCTTTGATGGTGACTTGATATAGAGCTCTGTAGTTATTACAAAAGCGCCAACTGTCGTCCTTCTTTTCCACCAACAGCACTGGCGAGGAGAAAGGACTGGTGCTTGGCCGGATTAACCCCGAAGTTAGCATCTCTTGtacttgtttttcaatttctgcTTCTTGGAAATAAGCGTACCGGTAGGGTTTCACATTAATTGCCTCGGTACCTTCCTTTAATGGAATTCAGTGATCAATGTCTCGTGGAGAAGGGAGTTGTTGgtgtataaatactaatgatattggtgtcaatgtgcaagtgtacacaacaagtaataaagtgatgagtatttaAGATCGTCTCAACAGcgattgatgttatcagatttactacaacaatcttaacagtgcagatttttgtgctaaaataaaataaaacaattggTGAAACTATTAtactaatcaaaataaaagcgcaataaataaaatgcaacaaaataGATTATCACGTCAAACTCAAGGATAAAACTAATGGGAATATAAAGTAGTTGAGTGAgcaaactctcctaatggtcttgactattttctaatggttggCTCGGTTGCTGCAGTATCTGCTatagcactgggcagaatccttatgtatcctcagccGTTGCAtattggatatcttatatctatatgcagcCTAACAATGATcaattgttatgccaacataagatatatcattacacgcttaggttctatttaccctacaaggtgaatccttatgtctagttcatcactaatcttaaatcaagcatggcccttttgggactcaagtacaactcaatccaggaaactcaatttaagatcaagtattgttatgatatgttccactaagataggcccTTTTGCAGCTCTCTCctaacttgtatcattaaatgggtgatcaaccgaaataatgaataaaaataaatactatcaaaacaaactgctacagcaaacatgcaacaacacatatattcagtcaataaaccatcaagattgtttatcactcaaccacaaataaatttagttcatagtttgtaaaagaaaaataaagaacaaagtttcagccatgaaacacatccccataaataaatagaaaacgagaaagcaagagaagaataagaaagattgagctcccaattgatttctacaaattctcctcttgtgcagcccttaatctctcccttgaatcttgtttttcttttgtttctttatgttttttctccttgggtgacggCCCTCCCTAAtccttatgatgtgtgcttcttttatagttgaaaattagggtaaacggaagcCTAAGGCGTgcataagtcagattaggaaactgcagatcgcaaTTCTGCAAGTATCCCGCGCGGAATTTTCTTTGTCGTTGTtctaggattgctacagcaatggctacagcaactgcattgttccagatttgtttcaactcttttgtagccatgttctttccttatttttgcaagcctattgcataGCATTCAttccatgaattataagcttctggaaacctacaattatgcacacaatttgagcacaaattactttaaatcaagcaaaacttattaacgcgcataagtcagattaggaaactgcagatcgcaaTTCTGCAAGTATCCCGCGCGGAATTTTCTTtgtcgttgttccaggattgctacagcaactgcactgttccagatttgtttcaactcttttgtagccatgttctttccttatttttgcaagcctattgcataGCATTCAttccatgaattataagcttctggaaacctacaattatgcacacaatttgagcacaaattactttaaatcgagcaaaacttattaagactgactaaaatgattatttatgcaaaatataacaaaaatgcaatagaaacacataatttactctctaagtaatattgatttaagtctaaaagtgccatgataactctcatttcatagagttatcacacccccaaacttaaaccattacttatcctcaagtaatgacaacaacGCTAACACTTCAATCACACAATCATGCAACAAATAACTTAGCTCTGTCATCAGATTTGCAAGGATTCTTCCACCCTCATATCACACTTTTAATCATGCAAAATAGTCATAGCAATTTAGTTCTAGACTTAGGCTTCATTCTGTccagagtgtgtgtgtgccaCTTTGATCAAATTCTAGAGGTGCTACAACATTACACAGACATATAATTCAGAGATAGaacacaaatatattcacatatgGGGGAGtagaattcaaaaataaactaaaactgtgctacaataataatacttttttttcagttaaacCCTTCAATGcaacattgagctttcatgtGAATGCCTATCACTTGTAATGACGACACTCAATTACTCATTCAAAGTACATGTTAgagttgctacagcaacgCATTCAGGATGTTATATCTAGGTCATACCTTTGGACGCCTTTgactcaaggctgaacatggggCTCATGAACAAACCAGGTTACTCAGTATCCTAGGTAGCGGACCTctttatcactttttttttgttttttttataattgctGCAGCACTGCTCGTAGCTTGTGTTGCTTTTGGACTCAAGTTTGCATATGAGGTACATACTCAACCCTGGTTACTTAGTAACTTAAACCATTGAAGcagaatttatttcataacagGCACAGTCTAACAAAAAGTttcccccaaacttgagatattttctactctttttttttgggttttcttGGCTCTGCTACAGCATGCTCATAAAACTCAACCAAAGTCTAAGTGTCAGGACAGAAGTTTAACCTCTATCTATAACTATCTCTACTTGACTTTCtcataaatattgaataacactccatttatcttcattaggttttcaaatccatacacaaatattagataacagagcttcacacaacacaagcaTAAACACATGCACTCATAAACACAACCCCCACAAACTTGAGTGGtgttgtgtcctcacaagcacaCGAAACAAAACCACATGAACCGGACATGCATATACTAAATAAAAGGACATGCAGAATGagttagaaaattaaaactaaatgaaagaaaaattttgcagcaagaagtaaaataaactaGCGGTTAGGGGTACTGCCCTGTTGCTGGAAGCACTGCTGCAGCACAGGCTGTAAAGGGTCACTTCTTATTTGATCCACTTCTCAAACGCTCCTTATCATAAAATCTGATCAATTCATTTGCTGCTGCAAAAGCAAGAATGCCTCTGTTGTTTGAGAATTTTCTGTTATATCATGTTGTAAGTGATGCTGTAGCAATTCCctcatttttttcactttttttttagtgtaatttaacacaaaaacataaaaaattagatgcacacttaaaataatgaaaagacaaattaaataatttaaaagctaaATTCAATGCcttaaaaacttgaaacaacttCCCttattgggttgcctcccaattaGCACTTGATTTTAGGTCCTTTAGCCTGACCTTTCTTGTTTCCTCAACCTGGATCTTTCAAGAACCGATCACTCTTTAGGCTGTTCACATCAGCTCCAAGATAGTGCTTCACTCTCGGTCCGTTAACTTTGAATTCTTGTTGGTCTGGAGTGAGTTCTCTTTGTTGGATTTGCTCGTCAATTCTGAAGGGTTGCTTCTCTCCTGACCATGCTATGTTAGCTGCTCCATGATCTTCACCATCAAGTTCTTCCAATGTTACAacattgatttcttccttACTGCAGCAACTGTGTAATTTCTCTGTTACAACAAAGTCCACAACactgataaaattacaatcttcAATCTCATCGGGACTCTTCATGGCATCCAGCACATTGAATGTAATTTGCTGGTCATTTACCCTCATGGTTGATTCTCTTGTTTTAACATCAATTAAAGTCTTTCCCGTGGCTAAGAAAGGTCTCTCTAGAATGATTGGCACTTCTTTGTCTGCCTCAAAGTCTAGCACAATGAAATCtaccagaaaaataaatttatccaccTTCACCAATACATcttcaatcttcccttctggATATGCATGAGATCTGTCAGCAAGTTGTAAAGTTAGTGTTGTTGGTCTACATTCACCAACTCCCAATTGCTTAAACACTGATAAAGGCATGAGATTGATGCTAGCCCCCAAATCACAAAGTGCTTTGCCACTGTATTTAGTGCCTATGGAGCATTAGATTGTGAAGCTTCCTGGATCCTTCATCTTCTGTGGTATCTTACTTTGAAGCATTCGGCTGCTCTCTTGTGTTAAAGCAattgtttcaaactctccaagtcttattttctttgtcaaaatatccttaaaaaatttcGCATAGTTTGGCATTTGCTCTAGCACTTCCACAAAAATGATATTGATATGCAGCTGTTTTAGCATTCCCAAGATTTTGCTAAactgtttgtcttgttgttgCTTCTGAAATCTTTGAGGGAAGGGTGGTGGGTGTCTAAACTGCTGTGCTGCAGCAGGTTGTGCAAACTGCTTCTCTTTTGCTCTACTCAGGTCTGTTGTTGTTGGTGCTGTAGCTTCTTCACCACCAGGTGCTGGATCATAACTTTCTACAGATGCTGTAGCAGAACTGTATTGATTTGCATTCTGAAAAGTGGAAGACTGTGACTCATTCTCTACTTGAGTGTCTTTTTGGCCTTTGTTGGACtcaattcttctttttggCACACCAACTGAATTATCAACGTCCTTTCCAGATCTCAAGTTAATCACCTTGCAGTGCTCTTTCCCTTCTCTTCTTGGGTTCTTTGTATTGCTGGGTAAACTGCCTTGAGGTCTGTTGCTCAATGCTGTAGCAAGCTgtccaatttgattttccaaGTTTCTCAAAGATACAATATGACTTTGAACAACTgcttcattcttcacaatataATCCTTAATCAAACCTTCAAGGGAGCTAAGTTGATCATTGTTGATACTTCTTTGCTCTTGATTTTGCTGATAAAATTCAGGTGGTTGAGCAAGTCTGTTCTGTCCACTAGGTGCTGCAACAATCTGGTTCTGATAACTCCATGAAAAGTTCAGGTGCTGTCTCCATCTAGGGTTGTAAGTGTTTGAATATGGATTATCCTGGTTCTGTTTATTAAAGCTGCCCATATAGTTAACCGAAGCTGGATTACCAGgacaattgtcaaataaatgCCCTTCTCCACAATAAATGCAAGACATATCAGAAATTTGGTTAACAGTTGCTGGAGCAGTAGTCATAGCCTTTACCATCCTTGTTAATGAAGTTACTTGGGCTGACAATGTTGTCAAGGCATCTACGTTATGAACTCCTACTGTTTCTCTTGCTGCAGCTTGTCTGGTTGATGGCCACTGATAGTTATTGTTGACTAtcctctccaaaatttcataagcctcATTGTAAGACTTAGATAACAATGCCCTATTTGCTGAAGCGTCCACCATTAATCTAGTGCTTGGGTTGAGaccattatagaaagtttccaaCTATATGCAGCAAGGAataccatgatgaggacaTTTTCTAAGTAACTCCTTAAATCTCTCCCATGCGTCACACAAgctctcatcttcaagttgatggaaagatGTGATCTCATTCCTCAACTTTGCATTCTTGGTTGGCGGGAAgtatttcaacaaaaatttgtCAGCCAAGTCACTCAATGTAGTGATAGAATCTGGTGGTAGAGAAGTCAACCATACTCTTGCCCGATCTCT contains these protein-coding regions:
- the LOC127901824 gene encoding uncharacterized protein LOC127901824, whose amino-acid sequence is MTPFQALYGRPPPAVPMYQLGSSPVHEVDQALHSRDELLLQLKKNLATSANRMNQTADKGRYDVEFKQGDMVLLKLQPYRQTSVFRRAHQKLACRYFRPYLVLRKVGVVAYELQLPENARIHLVFHVSLLKKAMGDFLSNGVDLPPVDDEGSVIMDPEAILDTRWVKRGGKVIE
- the LOC107177842 gene encoding uncharacterized protein LOC107177842; translated protein: MVDASANRALLSKSYNEAYEILERIVNNNYQWPSTRQAAARETVGVHNVDALTTLSAQVTSLTRMVKAMTTAPATVNQISDMSCIYCGEGHLFDNCPGNPASVNYMGSFNKQNQDNPYSNTYNPRWRQHLNFSWSYQNQIVAAPSGQNRLAQPPEFYQQNQEQRSINNDQLSSLEGLIKDYIVKNEAVVQSHIVSLRNLENQIGQLATALSNRPQGSLPSNTKNPRREGKEHCKVINLRSGKDVDNSVGVPKRRIESNKGQKDTQVENESQSSTFQNANQYSSATASVESYDPAPGGEEATAPTTTDLSRAKEKQFAQPAAAQQFRHPPPFPQRFQKQQQDKQPTTLTLQLADRSHAYPEGKIEDVLVKVDKFIFLVDFIVLDFEADKEVPIILERPFLATGKTLIDVKTRESTMRVNDQQITFNVLDAMKSPDEIEDCNFISVVDFVVTEKLHSCCSKEEINVVTLEELDGEDHGAANIAWSGEKQPFRIDEQIQQRELTPDQQEFKVNGPRVKHYLGADVNSLKSDRFLKDPG